One region of Terriglobia bacterium genomic DNA includes:
- a CDS encoding adenylate/guanylate cyclase domain-containing protein, producing MKYRTKLRVGFLCAGIGVNVISLIFLYQLAHRYLLNEFRSKVLSIASTTATAVDGDLHASIRTRADEDSPPYISLRSLLRRIRDRNRNDGNYVKYIYTLRPLAGNANNLGYVVDPEEDLKEHAHVGDVFPYPGEKLYVNHAYVDQDFFTDKTGTWLSGYAPIRDSAGMLVAIVEVDISANNVLADLRPLLWAAAGSVVISLILGFGVTFWLSDHVAQPLVALRATLERIGKGDLDVKSDTHKNDEFGDVTRAIDKMVDGLREREMVKTAFARYVSQQVMESIVSSGQVPVLHGDRRRITALFSDIRGFTTISETRTPEDVVELLNEYFRAMVDIVFRHHGTLDKFMGDGLMAIFGAPAEDPDHEKHAVLAAIEMQSELRRLSVKWEIQGRPKINIGIGINSGHAIVGNIGSEARMEYTAIGDTVNIASRLETATKEFAADILISEFTHDAVRGHFEVKTIGDVHVKGRAEPIKTYAVLHGVQPGV from the coding sequence ATGAAGTATCGTACAAAGCTGCGGGTGGGTTTTCTGTGTGCAGGCATCGGCGTCAATGTGATCTCGCTGATTTTCCTGTATCAGCTGGCGCACCGGTATCTGCTCAATGAATTTCGAAGCAAGGTTCTTTCCATCGCTTCGACCACGGCGACGGCGGTTGACGGAGATCTGCACGCGTCGATCCGGACACGCGCCGATGAAGACTCTCCGCCGTACATCTCACTGCGAAGCCTGCTCCGGCGCATCCGCGACCGGAACCGGAATGACGGCAACTATGTGAAGTACATCTATACGCTGCGGCCGCTGGCCGGCAACGCGAACAATCTCGGCTATGTGGTCGATCCGGAGGAAGACCTCAAGGAGCATGCGCACGTCGGCGATGTCTTTCCGTATCCCGGGGAAAAGCTCTACGTCAACCATGCTTACGTGGATCAGGACTTCTTCACGGACAAGACCGGAACCTGGTTGTCCGGCTATGCGCCGATCCGGGACAGCGCCGGCATGCTGGTGGCGATCGTCGAGGTCGATATCTCCGCCAACAATGTGCTGGCCGATCTGCGGCCTTTATTGTGGGCCGCCGCCGGATCGGTCGTGATCTCGCTGATCCTGGGCTTCGGCGTGACCTTCTGGCTCTCCGACCACGTGGCGCAGCCGCTGGTCGCCCTGCGCGCGACACTCGAAAGAATCGGCAAAGGCGACCTGGACGTCAAATCCGACACGCATAAGAACGATGAGTTCGGAGATGTGACCCGGGCCATCGATAAGATGGTGGACGGACTGCGCGAACGCGAGATGGTGAAGACCGCTTTCGCGCGGTATGTCTCGCAGCAGGTCATGGAGAGTATCGTGAGTTCAGGCCAGGTTCCGGTTCTGCACGGCGACCGCCGGCGGATCACGGCGTTATTCTCCGACATCCGCGGCTTCACCACGATTTCCGAGACCCGTACACCGGAAGACGTTGTCGAGCTGTTGAACGAATACTTCCGGGCCATGGTGGACATCGTGTTCCGCCATCACGGGACGCTCGACAAGTTCATGGGTGACGGACTCATGGCCATCTTCGGGGCGCCGGCCGAAGATCCCGATCACGAAAAACACGCGGTCCTTGCCGCGATCGAGATGCAGAGCGAGCTGAGACGGTTAAGCGTGAAGTGGGAAATCCAGGGGCGGCCGAAAATTAACATTGGTATCGGGATCAATTCCGGACACGCGATTGTCGGGAACATCGGTTCGGAGGCGAGGATGGAATACACGGCCATCGGGGATACGGTGAACATTGCGTCGAGACTGGAAACGGCTACCAAGGAATTTGCCGCCGATATTCTGATCAGCGAGTTCACGCATGATGCGGTGCGCGGCCACTTCGAGGTGAAGACGATCGGGGACGTCCATGTGAAAGGCCGCGCGGAACCGATAAAGACGTACGCCGTGCTGCATGGAGTTCAACCGGGTGTGTGA
- a CDS encoding RNA-binding S4 domain-containing protein: MDRMRLDLFLKWSRVILRRSLAKDTCDAGRVTVNGQEARAGREVHVGDTIAVRLARRRLTFRVRSIPLHAPGKEGAREMVELLGSEALET, from the coding sequence ATGGACCGGATGCGTCTCGACCTCTTTTTAAAGTGGAGCCGCGTGATCCTGCGCCGCTCGCTCGCCAAAGACACGTGCGACGCAGGACGAGTCACGGTGAACGGACAGGAGGCGCGAGCAGGCCGGGAAGTCCACGTCGGCGATACCATCGCCGTCCGATTGGCCCGCCGCCGGCTCACCTTCCGCGTTCGCTCGATTCCTCTTCACGCCCCGGGTAAGGAAGGCGCGCGCGAAATGGTCGAACTTCTGGGCTCCGAAGCGTTGGAAACGTAA
- a CDS encoding peptidyl-prolyl cis-trans isomerase translates to MFQKIAARAMLAGTVLLIPSVAVRAQTPAVKAQTPNQTTGNVFTGTKNIESIVAWVNNDIILKSEYDKRVDEIRQQLAKDQKLKGAQLDQAIKEQTRGALAQMIDEQLLLQQAKELGITADLEVIKAMEKMRLDRKLASAEALEKEIISQGYTVDEVKDNIRTSYLTQTVMQREVFSRVTITNEDVRKYYDQHQKDFDRPAGIHLREITVLTENRGPDEIASQKKKIEEALAAVKKGEDFATIASKYSESQTAADGGDFGFWTKGELSPSLEAVVSKLDKGQVTDVLPVQGAFMIIKLDEKHNGGILPFELAQKEIQDLLWRKALPPKEKEYLTKLRNEGFIRVADGYVDANSATAAEKVSENK, encoded by the coding sequence ATGTTTCAAAAGATTGCCGCCCGGGCTATGTTGGCCGGGACTGTGTTGCTGATTCCGTCCGTTGCTGTCAGGGCTCAGACCCCTGCCGTTAAGGCTCAGACCCCGAACCAGACAACCGGAAATGTCTTTACGGGCACGAAAAACATCGAATCGATTGTCGCCTGGGTCAATAACGACATCATCCTGAAGTCGGAGTACGACAAGCGAGTCGATGAGATCCGCCAGCAGTTGGCCAAAGACCAGAAACTGAAGGGCGCACAACTGGACCAGGCCATCAAAGAGCAGACCCGGGGCGCGCTGGCACAGATGATCGACGAGCAGCTGTTGCTTCAGCAAGCTAAAGAGCTGGGCATCACCGCCGACCTGGAAGTCATCAAAGCGATGGAAAAGATGCGGCTGGACCGCAAGCTGGCGTCGGCGGAGGCCCTCGAAAAAGAAATCATTTCTCAGGGGTATACGGTCGACGAAGTTAAAGACAATATCCGCACCTCGTACCTGACGCAGACGGTCATGCAGCGCGAAGTCTTCAGTCGTGTGACGATCACAAATGAGGACGTGCGGAAATACTACGACCAGCACCAGAAGGACTTCGACCGGCCCGCCGGCATTCATTTGCGCGAAATCACGGTTCTGACCGAGAACCGTGGGCCGGACGAAATCGCCAGCCAGAAAAAGAAAATCGAGGAAGCTCTAGCCGCCGTCAAGAAAGGTGAAGATTTTGCGACCATTGCTTCCAAGTATTCCGAATCTCAGACTGCGGCCGACGGAGGCGACTTCGGTTTCTGGACCAAGGGCGAGTTGTCGCCTTCCCTTGAAGCCGTCGTCAGCAAACTCGACAAAGGGCAGGTGACCGACGTTCTTCCGGTTCAGGGCGCTTTCATGATCATCAAGCTGGACGAAAAGCACAATGGAGGCATCCTCCCGTTCGAGCTTGCGCAAAAAGAAATCCAGGATCTGCTCTGGCGCAAGGCGCTCCCGCCCAAGGAGAAGGAGTATCTGACGAAACTCCGCAACGAGGGCTTCATCCGGGTTGCCGACGGTTACGTAGATGCCAACTCGGCCACGGCTGCGGAGAAGGTTTCCGAAAATAAATAA
- a CDS encoding BlaI/MecI/CopY family transcriptional regulator: protein MLTALELDIMKAVWRSRPITVRDVQESIRPGRKLAYTTVMTIMDRLYHKGCLSRTLRSRTHYYDPAIDFTDVRDEALDLLIKNFFGSKEKLQEFLEGGELEPPPPVAVRAPSRLDETLL, encoded by the coding sequence ATGCTGACCGCGCTTGAACTGGACATCATGAAAGCGGTCTGGCGGAGCCGTCCAATTACCGTCCGTGATGTTCAGGAATCCATCCGGCCCGGACGAAAGCTCGCCTACACCACCGTCATGACCATCATGGACCGGCTCTATCACAAGGGCTGTCTCAGCCGCACGCTCCGCTCCCGCACCCATTACTACGATCCCGCGATCGATTTCACGGATGTACGGGATGAAGCCCTGGATCTGCTGATCAAAAATTTTTTCGGATCCAAAGAAAAGCTGCAGGAATTTCTTGAAGGCGGAGAACTCGAACCGCCACCGCCCGTCGCTGTAAGAGCCCCATCACGTCTCGACGAAACCCTGCTGTAA